From a single Tursiops truncatus isolate mTurTru1 chromosome 20, mTurTru1.mat.Y, whole genome shotgun sequence genomic region:
- the NPB gene encoding LOW QUALITY PROTEIN: neuropeptide B (The sequence of the model RefSeq protein was modified relative to this genomic sequence to represent the inferred CDS: inserted 1 base in 1 codon) has product MAGLAIVVAAALALCLLLAPPGLAWYKQAAGPAYYSVGCAAGLLSGFRRSPYARRSEPLRGHGTPGXGLEPFPELRPSLRSLAVCVEDVTRNLQSCERLPDGRAMFQCKADVFLSLRAADYLST; this is encoded by the exons ATGGCCGGGCTTGCGATAGTGGTGGCCGCCGCCTTGGCGCTGTGCCTGCTGCTGGCGCCCCCCGGCCTCGCGTGGTACAAGCAGGCGGCGGGGCCGGCCTACTACTCCGTGGGTTGCGCCGCGGGGCTGTTGTCCGGCTTCCGCAGGTCGCCGTACGCGCGGCGCTCCGAGCCCCTCCGTGGGCACGGGACCCCCG ACGGGCTGGAGCCTTTCCCGGAGCTGCGCCCCAGCCTGCGGAGCCTT gccgtGTGCGTCGAGGACGTTACCCGGAACCTGCAGAGCTGCGAGCGGCTCCCCGACGGCCGAGCCATGTTCCAGTGCAAGGCCGACGTCTTCCTGTCACTCCGCGCCGCGGACTATCTTAGCACGTGA
- the ANAPC11 gene encoding anaphase-promoting complex subunit 11, with protein sequence MKVKIKCWNGVATWLWVANDENCGICRMAFNGCCPDCKVPGDDCPLVWGQCSHCFHMHCILKWLNAQQVQQHCPMCRQEWKFKE encoded by the exons ATGAAGGTGAAGATCAAGTGCTGGAACGGTGTGGCCACTTGGCTCTGGGTGGCCAACGACGAGAACTGCGGCATCTGCCGGATGGCCTTCAATGGCTGTTGCCCGGACT GCAAGGTGCCAGGTGACGACTGCCCGCTGGTGTGGGGCCAGTGCTCGCACTGCTTCCACATGCACTGCATCCTCAAGTGGCTCAATGCGCAGCAGGTGCAGCAGCACTGCCCCATGTGCCGCCAGGAGTGGAAGTTCAAGGAGTGA